Genomic window (Streptomyces sp. NBC_01431):
GCCGAGCGCCGGTCTCTCCTGGTCCTTGTCGGCACCGGCGTCCGGCTTCGGCTCCGGGCTCTCGGCGACCTCGGGCTCGTCCTCGATCAGGGCGAGGTCCTCCACCGATCTGAACGGTCTGGCGCCCGGCGGGTCGGCCGGTTCCTCGCCGTACCCCGCCACGATCGCCGCCCAGGCAGCCTCTTCGTCGATCGGCTGCGGTTCGCGGTCCGCGTCGTGCTCAGCCACCGGTCGTGCTCCCCTTCTTCGCGACGTCAGGAGCGAGGCGGCCGATGAACGAGTAGCTCTCCTCGAAGATCCGCTCCGCATCGTGGTCCAACGTCGCCACGTGGTAGCTCTGTTCCAGCAGGATCTCCTGGACGTCCGTGGAGGACACCCGGCTGAGGACCCGAGCCGAGTCGGCCGGCGGCACCACATGGTCCTGCGGGCTGTGCAGAACCACCAACGGCTGGGTCACCTGCGGCAGTTCACCGTCCACGATCTTGAAGAAGTTGCGCAGCGAGTGCGCCGCGTGCAGCGGCACCCGGTCGTAGCCGATCTCCTCGGAGCCTTCGAGGGCGATGTCGCTGGCGATGCCCTTGGTCGAGCGGACGAAGTGGCGGACCACCGGCAGCGCGTGGGCGGCCGCGCCGTGCACCTTGTTGCCCGGGTTGACGAGGACCAGGCCGCTGATCTCGTCGCCGTGCTTCGCGGCGAGCCGCAGCGCCAGCGCGCCGCCCATCGAGAGGCCGAAGACGAAGACCCGCGTGCAGCGCTCACGGAGCTCGCGCAGGGCGCGGTCCACCTCCGCGTACCAGTCCTGCCAGCCGGTGAGCTGCATGTCCTGCCAGCGGGTGCCGTGTCCGGGCAGCAGGGGGAGCGAGACCGTGAGGCCGCGCTCCGCCAGATATTCGGCCCAGGGGCGCAGCGACTGCGGGGAACCGGTGAAACCGTGACAGAGGAGGACGCCGACCTCTCCGCCCTCGTGGCGGAACGGCTCGGCTCCAGGGAGGACCGGCACCAGGGGTCTCCTGTTCATGAGCAGGGGCGGGGGTTGTGCGGGGGAGTCGTACTTCACGGTACGCGACCGGACTGACACCGACCAGAGCCGTCACGCGGGAGGGCCGGGCCCGGCACGGGTTAAGGTCTGTTCGACAAGCACAGGAAGGCATCCGAGTTGATCTACGGCGCAATGAAGTTCTCCATCGGCGGGTCGCTGAAGCTCGCCTTCAGGCCGTGGGTGGAGGGCCTGGAGAACATTCCCGCCGAGGGTCCGGCGATCCTCGCGAGCAACCACCTCTCCTTCTCGGACTCCTTCTTCCTGCCGGCCGTGCTGGACCGCAAGGTCACCTTCATCGCCAAGGCCGAGTACTTCACCTCCCCCGGGGTCAAGGGAAAGCTGACGGCGGCCTTCTTCAAGGGCGTCGGCCAGCTCCCGGTGGACCGCTCGGGCGCCCGCGGCGCCGGTGAGGCGGCGATCAACGCGGGTATCGACGTCATCAAGAACGGCGGCCTGTTCGGCATCTATCCGGAAGGCACGCGCTCGCCCGACGGCCGCCTCTACCGCGGCAAGCCCGGCGGTCTCGCCCGGGTGGCGCTGGCCACCGGCGCGCCCGTCATCCCGGTCGCGATGATCGACACCGAGAAGATCCAGCCCCCGGGGAAGGTCGTCCCCAAGCTGATGCGTCCCGGCATCCGGATCGGCAAGCCGCTCGACTTCAGCCGGTACCAGGGCATGGAGGGCGACCGCTTCATCCTGCGCTCGGTGACCGACGAGGTCATGTACGAGATCATGAAGCTCTCCGGCCAGGAGTACGTCGACATCTACGCGACCGCCGCCAAGCGCCAGATCGCCGATGAGGCCAAGCGCGTCGCCGACGAGCACAAGGCCGTCGAGAAGGCGGAGCGGGTCCGCGAGGCGGAGCAGGCCAAGCAGGCGGAACGCCCCGGCGACTAGCCGGTCGTCCGTCCGGGGTGGGGGGAAGATGGCGAAGCGCGAACGGGTCGTGGGGATGTCGGTGGAGCTGCCGCTGTGGCGGGCGCTGACCGGCTACCGGGTCCTCACCACGCTCTACGCGGTGGTGATCTTCGCCACGGGATACGGGAAGTTCGAGCGGCCCTGGGTCGGCATCGGCTACCTCTCGGTGCTCACCGGGTGGAACTTCGCCACGCTGCCCAGGGTGGCCAACGCGGCCGCCTGCACCAAGCGGTTCCTCTCCCTCGACCTCGCCGTGGTGCTCGTCGGCATCCTGCTGACGCCGGTCGCCGACGTCAACGCCCAGCAGGTCGACGGTCCGACGCTGCCGACCATCGCGGCGGCCGGATCGGTCCTCGCCTTCGCCATCAAGGGCGGCTGGCGCTGGGCCGGATTCGCCTCCTCACTGGTGGCCGTCGCCAACATCGTGGAACGCGGCACCCCCACCCGGGACACCTTCCACAACGTCATCCTGGTGTGGATCGCCTCGATCGCGGTCGGCTACATAGTCGAGGTGGCCCGCGCCAGTGAGGCGACCCTCGCGCGCGCCCTGGAGATCGAGGCGGCCACCCGCGAACGCGAGCGCCTCGCCCGCGGCATCCACGACAGCGTGCTCCAGGTGCTCGCCATGGTGCAGCGCCGGGGCAGCGCCCTGGGCGGCGAGGCCGCCGAGCTCGGCCGGATGGCCGGCGAGCAGGAAGTGGCCCTGCGCACCCTGGTCTCCAGCGGACTGGTGCCGCCCAGGCGGGCCTCCGAGGACGCCGCGAACGGCGCCGTGGTCCGCGCCGTGGAGGTCGACGACGAACCCGACGACGTCGCCGGGACCGATCTGCGCCTGCTGCTGGCCCCGCACGCCGGATCGCGGGTCTCCTTCGCGGAACCGGGCGCTGCGGTGCTGCTCCCGGCCCCGGCGGCCGGGGAGCTGGCGGCCGCTGTCAGTGCCGCGTTGGACAATGTCCGCAGACACGCGGGGGAGTCGGCCCAGGCCTGGATCCTGGTCGAGGACTGGGGGGACGAGGTGGTCGTGACGGTGCGGGACGACGGCCCCGGCATCCCGGCGGGCCGGCTGGAGGCGGCCGAGGGGGAGGGGCGCATGGGCGTCGCCCTCTCGATCCGGGGCCGGCTGCGGGACCTCGGCGGTACGGCGGAGCTGATCTCCGTGCCGGGCCAGGGCACGGAAGTTGAACTGAAGGTCCCACGGGGGAAGGCAGGACGGCACGGATGACGGAGCAGTACACGGTGCGGGCGGACGCGACGGTGCGGGTGATGGTGGTCGACGACCACCCGATGTGGCGTGACGCGGTGGCCCGCGACCTCGCGGCCGCCGGCTTCGACGTCGTCGCCACGGCCGGCGACGGGCCGCAGGCGGTGCGCAGGGCCCAGGCCGTCGAGCCCGACGTCCTGGTCCTCGATCTCAATCTGCCGGGCATGCCCGGAGCCCAGGTCTGCAAGGAACTGGTCGCCGCCGACCCGGCGTTGAGGGTGCTGGTCCTGTCCGCGTCGGGCGAGCACGCCGACGTCCTGGAAGCGGTGAAGTCCGGCGCGCTCGGCTACCTCCTCAAGTCCGCCAGCACCGAGGAGCTGACCGACGCCGTCCGTCGCACGGCCGTCGGCGACCCGGTGTTCACCCCGGGCCTGGCCGGCCTCGTCCTCGGCGAGTACCGCAGGCTCGCCCGGGACCCGGCGCCCGCCACCGCCGACGAGCCCAAGGCCCCACAGCTCACCGAGCGCGAGACCGAGGTGCTGCGCCTGGTCGCCAAGGGCCTGAGCTACAAGCAGATCGCCGAGCGTCTGGTCATCTCGCACCGCACGGTGCAGAACCACGTGCAGAACACTCTGGGCAAGCTCCAGCTCCACAACAGGGTGGAGCTCGTGCGGTACGCGATAGAGCGCGGCCTCGACAGCGTGGACGGCGCTTGACCGGGGCGTCCCCCGTGCGGGTGAACGACGGTCCGTCAACTCCCTTGTGGATCAAGCGAATTGACCTTTCGCCCCATCCCGCAGTGACGTACGTCACCACTAGCGTGGACCGCGTACGTCACTCCCAGGCGAAGGGACCATTCCATGCGGGTCGGAGTACTGACCGGAGGCGGTGACTGCCCCGGACTCAACGCGGTCATCCGGGGCGTCGTCCGTAAGGGTGTGCAGGAGTACGGATACGAGTTCACCGGGTTCAAGGACGGCTGGCGCGGCCCGCTGGAGGGCGCCACCGTCCAGCTGGACATCCCGGCGGTGCGCGGCATCCTGCCGCGCGGCGGCACCATCCTCGGCTCCTCGCGCACCAACCCCCTGAAGGCCGAGGACGGCGTCCGCCGCATCAAGGAGAACCTCGCCAAGTACGAGATCGACGCCGTGATCGCGATCGGCGGCGAGGACACCCTGGGGGTGGCGGCCCGGCTGAGCGACGAGTACGGCATCAAGTGCGTCGGGGTGCCCAAGACGATCGACAACGACCTGTCGGCCACCGACTACACCTTCGGCTTCGACACCGCCGTCGGCATCGCGACCGAGGCCATCGACCGCCTGCACACCACGGCCGAGTCGCACATGCGGGTGCTCGTCGTGGAGGTCATGGGCCGGCACGCGGGCTGGATCGCCCTGCACTCCGGTCTGGCCGGCGGTGCCAACGTCATCCTCATCCCCGAGCAGCGCTTCGACGTCGACCAGGTCTGCGGCTGGATCACCTCCCGCTTCAAGGCCTCGTACGCGCCGATCGTCGTCATCGCCGAAGGCGCCATGCCGAAGGACGGCGAACTGGTGCTCAAGGACGGCACCCTCGACTCCTTCGGGCACGTCCGGCTCTCCGGCGTCGGCGAGTGGCTGGCCAAGGAGATCGAGAAGCGCACCGGCAAGGAGGCCAGGACCACCGTCCTCGGCCACGTCCAGCGCGGCGGCACTCCGAGCGCCTTCGACCGGTGGCTCGCCACCCGCTTCGGACTGCACGCCATCGAGGCGGTGCGCGACGGCGACTTCGGCAAGATGGTCGCGCTGCGCGGCACCGACATCGTGCGGGTGCCGATCGCCGAGGCGACCTCGAAGCTGAAGACCGTGGACCCCGCGCTCTACGCCGAGGTGGGCGTCTTCTTCGGCTGATTTGGCCGGGGTCGGCGAAGTGGCCGGGGGCTCTGCCCCGGAGGCCCCGGCCTTCAAACACCGGACGGGCTGGAGGCCGGGCTTGAGGGGGGGGCCGGGGGAGGCCGGGCTTGAGGGGGGCCGGGGGCCCGCGGCCCCCGTGCCCCCGCTCAGCCGGATCAGCCCACCGTCACCCCCGCCAGCAGGTCCCGGATCAGTTCCGGGCCGCGCAGGGTCAGTACCGACTCGGGGTGGAACTGGATGCCCGCGTAACCCGGCCCGCGCAGTGCGTGGACCTCGCCCGTCGACGCGTCCCGGGCCACCTCCACACCCGGTACGTCCCCTTCGCACCGCGCCACGAAGCTGTTGTAGAAGCCCACCGTCTCCGGCCGGCCGAACAGGTCGATCCGCACCTGAGCCCCCTGATGCGGCACCTGCTTGCGCACGATCTCAAGCCCCAGCTCCGCCGCGATCAGCTCATGCCCGAGGCACACCCCGAGCAGCCCGTGCCGGTGCGAGCGCAGGAGTTCCGCCGCCAGCGGGCGCAGCAGCCGCATCTTCGGGTCGGCCGTCTTCGAGGGGTCGCCTGGACCGGGCCCGAGGATCACCGGCCCCTCGTGGCCGAGCGCCCGCTCGCGCAGCTGTGGGGCGTCGTAGCGGAGCACCGAGACCGAGAGCCCCGCTGAGCGCAGCACATGCGCCAGCATCGCCGTGAAGGTGTCCTCGCCGTCGATGACCAGCGCCGAGCCGGCCGGTTCGGCGGGCCGGTCCTGCATCCGCAGCCAGAACGGCGCGAGGTCGGCCCGCCGGGCGTCCAGCGCGGCCCGCACCCGGGGATCCTCCGCGAGCCGGGGCCGTACGGCATCGGTGTGCGGGCGTGCGGGCCGCACCCCGAGCGCCGCCAGGACGCCCGCCGCCTTGGCATGGGTCTCGGCGACCTCGCCCGCCGGGTCCGAGTGGCGTACCAGCGTGGCCCCGACCGGCACCTTGAGCCGCCCGTCCGGGGAGATGTCCGCCGTGCGGATCAGGATGGGGGAGTCCAGCGTCTGGGCGCCGCCCGCGTCCCGGCCGAGCAGGGCGAGCGCGCCCGCGTAATAGCCGCGCCCACCGGGCTCGTACCGCTCGATGACCCGGCACGCGTTCTGCACCGGCGACCCGGTGACCGTCGCCGCGAACATCGTCTCGCGCAGCACGTCGCGCACATCGAGCGACGAGCGGCCCCTCAACTCGTACTCGGTGTGCGCGAGATGGGCCATCTCCTTCAGGCGGGGGCCGATCACGACCCCGCCCATGTCGCCGACCGTGCACATCATCTTGAGCTCCTCGTCGACCACCATCGACAGCTCGTCGGTCTCCTTGCGGTCGGCGAGGAAGGCCAGCAGGCCCTCGGGGGTGGGACCGCCCGCCGGGTAGCGGTAGGTCCCGCTGATCGGGTTCATGACGACCGTGCCGCCGGACATCCGCACATGCACCTCGGGACTCGCCCCGACCAGCGTGCGGTCCGGGGTGTGCACCACGAACGTCCAGTACGCGCCCCGCTCGCCGGTCAGCAGGCGCCGGAACAGGGCCAGGGCGTCGGACCGGCCGAAGCCGGGGATCTCGCCGGTGAAGGTGCGCCGGATGACGAAGTTCGCGCCCTCGCCGCGGCCGATCTCGTCGTCGATCACCCGCCGGACGATCTCGGCGTACGCGTCGTCGCTGACGTCGAACCCGCCGCCCTCGACCCGCACGTCGTGCGCGGGCAGCTCGGCGAGCACGTCCGCGAGCGGCAGTTCGTAGGTCTCGTCCGCGACGAGCACCGAGAGCGGGGTGTTGTCGTCGCGGACGTCGAAGCCGCGCTCCCTGATCTGCCGGAACGGCACCAGGGCGAGGGCGGGCCGGTTGCCGACGGGGAGGTCGGCGAGGTGCTCGGCCTCGTGGACCGCGCCGATCAACAGCTCCACGGTGTCGTGGTCGCGGCCCGGGGTGCGCCTGCGCAGCAGGGCGAACGGCGGGCAGGAGTCGTCCAACAGCCTCTGGATGAGCATGAGTTGGTTCCTTCCGGTGGTGAGCGGGAGGAACAGCCCGGAAAACACTGAAGGCCGCCCCTCGGGGCGGCCTTCGCGAGTCTGTGTACGCGCAGAGATCAGCGGGCCGCCGGATGAGCGGTCCACCACCAGTTCTGGGTCGAGTGCGCGAACATGCCGGGGACTCTACCCGATGGCCCCGCGCGCCGGCAGGGCCATCGGGGCCGGGATCAGAGCAGCGTGTTGTAGATGTTCCAGCCGCTGCCGATCTGGCGGCGGTCGCCGAACGGCTGCACCGTGCCGCCGTTGCCCGGGTAGAACCAGAGCTGGCCATCGGCGTCGCGGCCGGTCAGGTCCGGCTTGCCGTCGCCGTTCAGATCGCCCGAGCTGACGATCGCGTTGTAGATGTTCCAGCCCGAGCCGATCTGGTGGCGGTCGCCGAACGGCTGGATGGAGCTGCCGGTGCCCGGGTAGAACCACAGCTTCCCGGACGGCTCGCGCGCGATGAAGTCGCCCTTGCCGTCGCCGTCGAGATCGCCGGTGCTCAGGATCGCGTCGTAGATCTGCCAGCTGCTGCCGATCTGCGTGCGCTGACCGAAGGCGGGGCCGCCCGTGCCCGGGTAGAACCAGAGCTTGCCGTCGCCGTCCCGGGCGATCAGGTCGGCCTGGCCGTCGCCGGTCAGATCGCCCGCGCCCACCAGCGCGTTGAACACGCCCCAGCCCGCGCCGAGCTTGACCCGGTCGCCGAACGGGGCGGCCGGGTTGCCGCTGCCCTTGTAGTACCAGGCCACACCGGAGGTGTCCCGGGCGATCAGGTCGCCGCGGCCATCGGCACGGAAGTCCGACAGGTCGGTCATGGCGTTGTAGACGCCCCAGCCGCTACCGATCTTGAACCGGGTCAGAAAGGGCTGTGTGATGTCGCCCGAACCCTGGTACTGCCACAGGCCACCGTTGGCGTCCCGCGCCAGCAGGTCGTAGCGGTTGTCCGCGCGGATCGGGCCGGCCGGGGTGACCTGCTGGACGTCGGCCGTGCGCACCCAGGCGATCCGGTGGTTGTAGCGGATCGGGTAGAAGGTCTGGGTGCCCTTCACCAGGGTGCCGAGCGTGGTGCCGCCGTAGTAGTAGTCACCCGCGACCGGCGCACCGGCGGCGACGTAGGCCTGGTCGGCCGGGATGGTGTACTTCGTCAGCGAGGCCGAGTTGCTGCCCTGCACCGGGACGCCGGTGCCCGCGTACGCCGCGTCCTCGGGGTAGGAGCGCCCGTAGACCGCGACCGCGGCCGTGCCCTTCGCCTTCAGGACGACCGGGCCCGAGGGATCGACCACCGCCGTGTACTGGCCGCCCGGGTTGTAGAACCAGGCCTTCTGCCCGCCGTACCAGATCGCCGTCCAGTCGCCCTGCCAGTCCGCGACGACGTAGGAGCCGCCGGCGACGACCTTGTTGGCCCAGTTGGGGCCCTCCGTGGCGACCTGCGTACCCAGGTACGGGTCGGTCAGCGGGTCGCCCGTGGTCGACGGGGTCGTGTACAGGAAGCCGAAGTTGACCGGCTCGTTGAACGTGGAGCGGACCTTGGTGACGGGGTCGAGGTACGTCGTGGTCTGGGCGCTGAACGGCGGCACGACCTTGACGACCTGGCCGGCCGCGAGCGGCTGGCCCGCGCCGCCGTCGCCGGTCGGGGCGCCGAGCAGGGACATGTAGTGGTTCCAGTCCCAGAACGGGCCCGGGTCCCAGTGCTGCCCGGCGACGTACCCGTCCAGCGGACCCGGCACCTCGTCGTGGCCGATGATGTGCTCGCGGTCCAGCGGGATGTTGAAGCGCTCGGCCAGGTACTTCACCAGCGTGGCGGAGGAGTCGTACAGCGGCTCGCCGTACCAGCTGCCCGCCTTCATCGCGAAGCCCACGTGCTCCACGCCGAGGGCGTGCATGTTCATGGTCTTGTTGCCCGCGTGGTACGACTCGTCCTTCGTCGCCACCAGTTGCGTGACGAGGCTGCCGTCGTCCTTGACGATGTAGTGCGCGCTGGCGCTGCTCGTCGGGTTCTGGAACGTGTTGACGGCGGTCTGGTAGTCGGTCTCCGTGTCGTGGATCACGATCTGCCGGATGTCGAAGCCGTTGTCCGGCCGCGTCGCCACGTTGTAGTTGTTCGGGTCGGCCGGCTTGAAGTCGCAGGCCAGGCCCACCGGGCACTCGGGCACCACCGCGTCCGCCGCCGCCTTCGAGGACGTGGCCGCCAGCGGCGCCTTCGAGGCCGTGACGGTCTTGACCGGCTTGACGGTGCTGTCCGCGGGCAGCGTCAGGCGCTGGCCGTCGGTGGTCACGCGACTCTCGCCGGAACGCACCGAGTCGAAGACGCGCCGCGCGAAGAGGTCGGCGCCCTTGGCGTCGGAGGCCTCGCTGTAGCGGGCCACCGCCGGGTACCAGGCGCCCGCCTCGCCCGGCAGCGAGCCGGTGGCCGCGCGCTGGTACTGGGCGAGCAGCGCGGCGCCCGCCCGGATGCTCTGCCCGGCGTCGTCGCGTACCGCGGCCACCGGCTTGCCGATCAGCGCCGCGGCGGTGTCCAGCGTGTGCAGCCGGGGGTCGTTGGTGTCGACGGCGGGCGCGGCGGTGGCCAGTGCCTTCTTGGGGTCGAACTTCTTCATGACCGACGGGTCGCCGCTCATGTCCAGGTGGGCGAGCCGCTCCTGGTCGCTGGGCCGCTCCAGGTCGGCGGGCGTGACCCGGGTCAGCCCCATGACGTTGTACGCGCCCGACGTGCTGGGCCTGCCGTCGTGGTCCTCCCAGAGCGTCTGGCGGTAGGAGACCGCCATCAGGACGCTCTGCGGAACCTTGAACTCCTTGGCCGCGTCCGCGAATTGGGACTGCAGGCTCCCCCCGGCACCCGGGCCCCGGCCGTCCGCCGGTGACGCCACTGCGCCCGGCGCCGCCACGGCCACCGTGCCGAGCGCGGTCGCGACGACCGCCCCGGCCACCCCATAGGCGAAAAGTCTCTTCTTCGCGTCTCGCTGCTGCCGTCTGCTCACGCTTCGGCTCACACCCACCCCTGGTCGCTTTGCCCGCTATTCAACAAGTGGCGTGAGATTAACAGGGGGCGCGGGCGCGAGAGGGACGGCCCTGGCGCGCGGCCCGTCCGCGTGCGGGTGGCCGCCGTCTCATTTAGTGGTCGCCGGGCGTGGACGGCCAGGCCGACCCCGTAATGTGGGTCCGGTGACCGTGAACGTAAACACCTGGCGTGACCTTCCCGCGGCGCAGCAGCCCGAGTACCCCGATGCCGAGGCTCTGCGCGATGTGATCGCGGACCTCGAGTCGTATCCGCCGCTCGTCTTCGCGGGCGAGTGCGACCAGCTGCGCGCCCGTCTGGGAGCCGTCGCCAAGGGCGAGGCGTTCCTGCTCCAGGGCGGCGACTGTGCCGAGGCCTTCGACGGGGTGTCGGCAGACCACATCCGGGCCAAGCTCAAGACCCTCCTCCAGATGAGCGCCGTCCTCACCTACGCGGCCTCCGTGCCCGTGGTGAAGGTCGGCCGCATCGCCGGCCAGTACTCCAAGCCCCGCTCCAAGGGCACCGAGACCCGCGACGGCGTGACCCTGCCGACCTACCGCGGTGACTCCGTGAACGGCTTCGCCTTCACGGAGAAGGACCGCGTCCCGGACCCCGAGCGCCTGAAGCGGATGTACAACGCGTCCGCCTCCACGCTCAACCTGGTGCGCGCCTTCACCACCGGCGGTTACGCGGACCTGCGCCAGGTGCACGCCTGGAACCAGGACTTCGTGAAGTCGTCCCCCTCCGGCCAGCGCTACGAGCAGCTCGCCCGCGAGATCGACAACGCGCTGAACTTCATGAAGGCCTGCGGCACCGACCCGGCCGAGTTCAAGGCCGTCGAGTTCTACGCCTCGCACGAGGCGCTGCTGCTCGACTACGAGTCGGCGCTGACCCGCGTGGACTCCCGCACCGGCAGCCTGTACGACACCTCGGGCCACATGGTGTGGATCGGTGAGCGCACCCGGCAGCTGGACGGCGCGCACATCGAGTTCGCCTCCAAGATCCGCAACCCGATCGGGATCAAGCTGGGCCCGACGACGACGGTGGACGAGGCGCTCACCTACGTCGACCGCCTGGACCCCGACCGCGAGCCCGGCCGGCTGAC
Coding sequences:
- a CDS encoding alpha/beta hydrolase, which codes for MPVLPGAEPFRHEGGEVGVLLCHGFTGSPQSLRPWAEYLAERGLTVSLPLLPGHGTRWQDMQLTGWQDWYAEVDRALRELRERCTRVFVFGLSMGGALALRLAAKHGDEISGLVLVNPGNKVHGAAAHALPVVRHFVRSTKGIASDIALEGSEEIGYDRVPLHAAHSLRNFFKIVDGELPQVTQPLVVLHSPQDHVVPPADSARVLSRVSSTDVQEILLEQSYHVATLDHDAERIFEESYSFIGRLAPDVAKKGSTTGG
- a CDS encoding lysophospholipid acyltransferase family protein — protein: MIYGAMKFSIGGSLKLAFRPWVEGLENIPAEGPAILASNHLSFSDSFFLPAVLDRKVTFIAKAEYFTSPGVKGKLTAAFFKGVGQLPVDRSGARGAGEAAINAGIDVIKNGGLFGIYPEGTRSPDGRLYRGKPGGLARVALATGAPVIPVAMIDTEKIQPPGKVVPKLMRPGIRIGKPLDFSRYQGMEGDRFILRSVTDEVMYEIMKLSGQEYVDIYATAAKRQIADEAKRVADEHKAVEKAERVREAEQAKQAERPGD
- the macS gene encoding MacS family sensor histidine kinase, whose amino-acid sequence is MAKRERVVGMSVELPLWRALTGYRVLTTLYAVVIFATGYGKFERPWVGIGYLSVLTGWNFATLPRVANAAACTKRFLSLDLAVVLVGILLTPVADVNAQQVDGPTLPTIAAAGSVLAFAIKGGWRWAGFASSLVAVANIVERGTPTRDTFHNVILVWIASIAVGYIVEVARASEATLARALEIEAATRERERLARGIHDSVLQVLAMVQRRGSALGGEAAELGRMAGEQEVALRTLVSSGLVPPRRASEDAANGAVVRAVEVDDEPDDVAGTDLRLLLAPHAGSRVSFAEPGAAVLLPAPAAGELAAAVSAALDNVRRHAGESAQAWILVEDWGDEVVVTVRDDGPGIPAGRLEAAEGEGRMGVALSIRGRLRDLGGTAELISVPGQGTEVELKVPRGKAGRHG
- a CDS encoding response regulator transcription factor, which encodes MTEQYTVRADATVRVMVVDDHPMWRDAVARDLAAAGFDVVATAGDGPQAVRRAQAVEPDVLVLDLNLPGMPGAQVCKELVAADPALRVLVLSASGEHADVLEAVKSGALGYLLKSASTEELTDAVRRTAVGDPVFTPGLAGLVLGEYRRLARDPAPATADEPKAPQLTERETEVLRLVAKGLSYKQIAERLVISHRTVQNHVQNTLGKLQLHNRVELVRYAIERGLDSVDGA
- a CDS encoding 6-phosphofructokinase, translated to MRVGVLTGGGDCPGLNAVIRGVVRKGVQEYGYEFTGFKDGWRGPLEGATVQLDIPAVRGILPRGGTILGSSRTNPLKAEDGVRRIKENLAKYEIDAVIAIGGEDTLGVAARLSDEYGIKCVGVPKTIDNDLSATDYTFGFDTAVGIATEAIDRLHTTAESHMRVLVVEVMGRHAGWIALHSGLAGGANVILIPEQRFDVDQVCGWITSRFKASYAPIVVIAEGAMPKDGELVLKDGTLDSFGHVRLSGVGEWLAKEIEKRTGKEARTTVLGHVQRGGTPSAFDRWLATRFGLHAIEAVRDGDFGKMVALRGTDIVRVPIAEATSKLKTVDPALYAEVGVFFG
- a CDS encoding anthranilate synthase family protein; translation: MLIQRLLDDSCPPFALLRRRTPGRDHDTVELLIGAVHEAEHLADLPVGNRPALALVPFRQIRERGFDVRDDNTPLSVLVADETYELPLADVLAELPAHDVRVEGGGFDVSDDAYAEIVRRVIDDEIGRGEGANFVIRRTFTGEIPGFGRSDALALFRRLLTGERGAYWTFVVHTPDRTLVGASPEVHVRMSGGTVVMNPISGTYRYPAGGPTPEGLLAFLADRKETDELSMVVDEELKMMCTVGDMGGVVIGPRLKEMAHLAHTEYELRGRSSLDVRDVLRETMFAATVTGSPVQNACRVIERYEPGGRGYYAGALALLGRDAGGAQTLDSPILIRTADISPDGRLKVPVGATLVRHSDPAGEVAETHAKAAGVLAALGVRPARPHTDAVRPRLAEDPRVRAALDARRADLAPFWLRMQDRPAEPAGSALVIDGEDTFTAMLAHVLRSAGLSVSVLRYDAPQLRERALGHEGPVILGPGPGDPSKTADPKMRLLRPLAAELLRSHRHGLLGVCLGHELIAAELGLEIVRKQVPHQGAQVRIDLFGRPETVGFYNSFVARCEGDVPGVEVARDASTGEVHALRGPGYAGIQFHPESVLTLRGPELIRDLLAGVTVG
- a CDS encoding trp operon leader peptide; the protein is MFAHSTQNWWWTAHPAAR
- a CDS encoding N-acetylmuramoyl-L-alanine amidase; this translates as MSRRQQRDAKKRLFAYGVAGAVVATALGTVAVAAPGAVASPADGRGPGAGGSLQSQFADAAKEFKVPQSVLMAVSYRQTLWEDHDGRPSTSGAYNVMGLTRVTPADLERPSDQERLAHLDMSGDPSVMKKFDPKKALATAAPAVDTNDPRLHTLDTAAALIGKPVAAVRDDAGQSIRAGAALLAQYQRAATGSLPGEAGAWYPAVARYSEASDAKGADLFARRVFDSVRSGESRVTTDGQRLTLPADSTVKPVKTVTASKAPLAATSSKAAADAVVPECPVGLACDFKPADPNNYNVATRPDNGFDIRQIVIHDTETDYQTAVNTFQNPTSSASAHYIVKDDGSLVTQLVATKDESYHAGNKTMNMHALGVEHVGFAMKAGSWYGEPLYDSSATLVKYLAERFNIPLDREHIIGHDEVPGPLDGYVAGQHWDPGPFWDWNHYMSLLGAPTGDGGAGQPLAAGQVVKVVPPFSAQTTTYLDPVTKVRSTFNEPVNFGFLYTTPSTTGDPLTDPYLGTQVATEGPNWANKVVAGGSYVVADWQGDWTAIWYGGQKAWFYNPGGQYTAVVDPSGPVVLKAKGTAAVAVYGRSYPEDAAYAGTGVPVQGSNSASLTKYTIPADQAYVAAGAPVAGDYYYGGTTLGTLVKGTQTFYPIRYNHRIAWVRTADVQQVTPAGPIRADNRYDLLARDANGGLWQYQGSGDITQPFLTRFKIGSGWGVYNAMTDLSDFRADGRGDLIARDTSGVAWYYKGSGNPAAPFGDRVKLGAGWGVFNALVGAGDLTGDGQADLIARDGDGKLWFYPGTGGPAFGQRTQIGSSWQIYDAILSTGDLDGDGKGDFIAREPSGKLWFYPGTGSSIQPFGDRHQIGSGWNIYNAIVSSGDLNGDGKPDLTGRDADGQLWFYPGNGGTVQPFGDRRQIGSGWNIYNTLL
- a CDS encoding class II 3-deoxy-7-phosphoheptulonate synthase, whose product is MGPVTVNVNTWRDLPAAQQPEYPDAEALRDVIADLESYPPLVFAGECDQLRARLGAVAKGEAFLLQGGDCAEAFDGVSADHIRAKLKTLLQMSAVLTYAASVPVVKVGRIAGQYSKPRSKGTETRDGVTLPTYRGDSVNGFAFTEKDRVPDPERLKRMYNASASTLNLVRAFTTGGYADLRQVHAWNQDFVKSSPSGQRYEQLAREIDNALNFMKACGTDPAEFKAVEFYASHEALLLDYESALTRVDSRTGSLYDTSGHMVWIGERTRQLDGAHIEFASKIRNPIGIKLGPTTTVDEALTYVDRLDPDREPGRLTFVVRMGADKVRDKLPELVEKVTASGAVVAWVTDPMHGNTFEAASGHKTRRFDDVLDEVKGFFEVHKALGTHPGGIHVELTGDDVTECVGGGDEIFVDDLHQRYETACDPRLNRSQSLDLAFLVAEMYRDQ